In Dermacentor albipictus isolate Rhodes 1998 colony chromosome 6, USDA_Dalb.pri_finalv2, whole genome shotgun sequence, the following proteins share a genomic window:
- the LOC139061028 gene encoding uncharacterized protein isoform X1 has protein sequence MRYKGSVLLQRPLEKGLPKVSVSPHYTMTLLSCISWFVSAHVVAGLFTLKSSSMQIPCNESLSLTMSEWTHQDLPETVPRTLTNCPEQFHGCSQELIGCSANTYVVTCSCAPNCRAYGDCCWNVAFPTTAVAQMSRASCVEVQVSPTAKIHVNMVTGCSVTWPNDDVRDACERPESFTDMFYVIPATSVTGVTYRNGFCATCNKDIANTTFWSVVEHRLERGVHMLPPRVAQSDASLHLRPCNQGVTVNTCSENVSEVVSRKCQMYYAPVRDASIPGSPAFKNVYCALCNGVNMSRLSCSPTAHHPVALRQGVQTSQLSSLLKPVMRTPACYALHDGRCYIRRSRDVSNRHHSSGVLHDITQGGARSTELEFPSGYRSEWPSKYGVQHYIAFICTSLSISFITLKLVVFCAYKEARSSSSSCTMCLAGSLLFAQMLFLFTKCVELEESVCFAGAVFAHYSFLSTFLWTGVLTFDIWKSLTTVQVSSTSRNTLAFYSLLSWGAPLLVVSGALTVDQTAPQSVLSPSYGDPTCFINSFWGLAVYFFLPMTSLVLFCLVLYLHTVYYIRTTSSAADGADANSKTRSGDTVKHGQERTNLALFVRLAIVMGAPWAVALAGSFVHSRIIESVVNVLVGSQGMYLFFVFKDYRYIWWSLRKLIAKTYPSTSS, from the exons ATGCGATACAAAGGCAGTGTCTTGTTGCAAAGGCCGTTGGAG AAAGGACTGCCCAAGGTTTCAGTCTCACCACATTACACGATGACATTGCTCTCGTGCATATCGTGGTTCGTCTCGGCCCACGTGGTGGCAGGGCTCTTCACGCTAAAGTCATCAAGCATGCAGATACCATGCAATGAGAGTTTGTCACTGACGATGTCCGAGTGGACGCACCAGGACCTACCAGAAACCGTTCCTCGGACGCTCACCAACTGCCCTGAGCAATTTCATGGCTGCTCGCAAGAGCTGATCGGCTGCAGCGCGAACACGTACGTGGTGACGTGCTCCTGCGCACCCAACTGCAGAGCCTACGGTGACTGCTGCTGGAATGTCGCGTTTCCCACAACTGCCGTGGCACAGATGTCCAGAGCATCATGCGTCGAAGTACAAGTCTCGCCGACGGCGAAAATTCACGTCAACATGGTCACCGGTTGCTCCGTTACCTGGCCTAACGACGACGTGCGAGATGCGTGCGAAAGACCGGAGTCCTTTACGGATATGTTTTACGTCATTCCGGCCACAAGCGTTACTGGTGTCACATACCG GAATGGTTTCTGTGCCACGTGTAACAAGGACATCGCAAATACGACCTTCTGGAGTGTAGTGGAGCACAGACTAGAACGCGGCGTCCACATGCTTCCCCCAAGAGTCGCCCAAAGTGATGCATCGCTTCACCTGAGACCTTGTAATCAAGGCGTGACTGTCAACACTTGCTCGGAGAACGTTTCCGAGGTCGTGTCCCGAAAATGCCAGATGTACTACGCGCCAGTCCGTGACGCTAGCATTCCAGGTTCACCGGCGTTCAAGAACGTCTACTGTGCCTTGTGTAACGGCGTAAACATGTCGCGCTTGTCTTGCAGTCCGACCGCCCATCACCCCGTGGCGCTACGCCAAGGCGTACAGACATCTCAGCTAAGCAGCTTGTTAAAACCGGTGATGAGGACACCTGCATGTTACGCCCTTCACGATGGCCGCTGCTACATCCGGCGCTCTCGGGACGTCTCAAACAGACACCATAGCTCCGGGGTGCTACACGACATCACACAAGGCGGGGCACGTTCTACGGAACTAGAATTTCCAAGTGGATACAGGTCGGAGTGGCCAAGCAAATATGGTGTGCAGCACTACATCGCGTTTATCTGCACATCTCTCTCGATATCTTTCATTACACTGAAGCTCGTTGTGTTCTGTGCTTACAAGGAGGCCCGCAGCTCTTCGTCCTCTTGCACGATGTGCCTGGCAGGGTCGCTgctattcgcccaaatgctctttCTCTTCACAAAGTGCGTGGAACTTGAGGAATCCGTTTGCTTCGCCGGCGCGGTCTTTGCCCATTACAGCTTCCTCAGTACATTCTTGTGGACAGGCGTGCTGACCTTTGACATCTGGAAAAGCCTGACCACCGTCCAGGTGTCCTCGACCAGCAGGAACACACTGGCCTTTTACTCTCTTCTTTCCTGGGGCGCACCCTTACTGGTGGTCAGCGGCGCTTTGACAGTGGATCAGACGGCTCCTCAATCGGTGCTATCTCCCAGCTACGGCGACCCTACATGCTTCATCAACTCCTTCTGGGGCCTGGCGGTCTACTTCTTCCTGCCTATGACGTCGCTAGTGCTGTTCTGCCTCGTTCTATACTTGCACACTGTGTACTACATTCGCACGACGTCttctgcagccgacggcgcggaCGCCAACTCAAAGACCCGAAGCGGTGACACTGTGAAGCACGGTCAAGAGCGGACCAACCTTGCGCTTTTCGTTCGCCTGGCCATCGTCATGGGCGCGCCGTGGGCCGTCGCCCTTGCCGGTTCTTTCGTCCACAGCCGAATCATCGAATCCGTCGTGAACGTTTTGGTTGGTTCCCAAGGGATGTACCTGTTCTTCGTCTTCAAGGACTACCGCTACATTTGGTGGTCTCTTCGTAAGCTGATAGCGAAGACATATCCCAGCACGAGTTCTTGA
- the LOC139061028 gene encoding uncharacterized protein isoform X2: MQIPCNESLSLTMSEWTHQDLPETVPRTLTNCPEQFHGCSQELIGCSANTYVVTCSCAPNCRAYGDCCWNVAFPTTAVAQMSRASCVEVQVSPTAKIHVNMVTGCSVTWPNDDVRDACERPESFTDMFYVIPATSVTGVTYRNGFCATCNKDIANTTFWSVVEHRLERGVHMLPPRVAQSDASLHLRPCNQGVTVNTCSENVSEVVSRKCQMYYAPVRDASIPGSPAFKNVYCALCNGVNMSRLSCSPTAHHPVALRQGVQTSQLSSLLKPVMRTPACYALHDGRCYIRRSRDVSNRHHSSGVLHDITQGGARSTELEFPSGYRSEWPSKYGVQHYIAFICTSLSISFITLKLVVFCAYKEARSSSSSCTMCLAGSLLFAQMLFLFTKCVELEESVCFAGAVFAHYSFLSTFLWTGVLTFDIWKSLTTVQVSSTSRNTLAFYSLLSWGAPLLVVSGALTVDQTAPQSVLSPSYGDPTCFINSFWGLAVYFFLPMTSLVLFCLVLYLHTVYYIRTTSSAADGADANSKTRSGDTVKHGQERTNLALFVRLAIVMGAPWAVALAGSFVHSRIIESVVNVLVGSQGMYLFFVFKDYRYIWWSLRKLIAKTYPSTSS, encoded by the exons ATGCAGATACCATGCAATGAGAGTTTGTCACTGACGATGTCCGAGTGGACGCACCAGGACCTACCAGAAACCGTTCCTCGGACGCTCACCAACTGCCCTGAGCAATTTCATGGCTGCTCGCAAGAGCTGATCGGCTGCAGCGCGAACACGTACGTGGTGACGTGCTCCTGCGCACCCAACTGCAGAGCCTACGGTGACTGCTGCTGGAATGTCGCGTTTCCCACAACTGCCGTGGCACAGATGTCCAGAGCATCATGCGTCGAAGTACAAGTCTCGCCGACGGCGAAAATTCACGTCAACATGGTCACCGGTTGCTCCGTTACCTGGCCTAACGACGACGTGCGAGATGCGTGCGAAAGACCGGAGTCCTTTACGGATATGTTTTACGTCATTCCGGCCACAAGCGTTACTGGTGTCACATACCG GAATGGTTTCTGTGCCACGTGTAACAAGGACATCGCAAATACGACCTTCTGGAGTGTAGTGGAGCACAGACTAGAACGCGGCGTCCACATGCTTCCCCCAAGAGTCGCCCAAAGTGATGCATCGCTTCACCTGAGACCTTGTAATCAAGGCGTGACTGTCAACACTTGCTCGGAGAACGTTTCCGAGGTCGTGTCCCGAAAATGCCAGATGTACTACGCGCCAGTCCGTGACGCTAGCATTCCAGGTTCACCGGCGTTCAAGAACGTCTACTGTGCCTTGTGTAACGGCGTAAACATGTCGCGCTTGTCTTGCAGTCCGACCGCCCATCACCCCGTGGCGCTACGCCAAGGCGTACAGACATCTCAGCTAAGCAGCTTGTTAAAACCGGTGATGAGGACACCTGCATGTTACGCCCTTCACGATGGCCGCTGCTACATCCGGCGCTCTCGGGACGTCTCAAACAGACACCATAGCTCCGGGGTGCTACACGACATCACACAAGGCGGGGCACGTTCTACGGAACTAGAATTTCCAAGTGGATACAGGTCGGAGTGGCCAAGCAAATATGGTGTGCAGCACTACATCGCGTTTATCTGCACATCTCTCTCGATATCTTTCATTACACTGAAGCTCGTTGTGTTCTGTGCTTACAAGGAGGCCCGCAGCTCTTCGTCCTCTTGCACGATGTGCCTGGCAGGGTCGCTgctattcgcccaaatgctctttCTCTTCACAAAGTGCGTGGAACTTGAGGAATCCGTTTGCTTCGCCGGCGCGGTCTTTGCCCATTACAGCTTCCTCAGTACATTCTTGTGGACAGGCGTGCTGACCTTTGACATCTGGAAAAGCCTGACCACCGTCCAGGTGTCCTCGACCAGCAGGAACACACTGGCCTTTTACTCTCTTCTTTCCTGGGGCGCACCCTTACTGGTGGTCAGCGGCGCTTTGACAGTGGATCAGACGGCTCCTCAATCGGTGCTATCTCCCAGCTACGGCGACCCTACATGCTTCATCAACTCCTTCTGGGGCCTGGCGGTCTACTTCTTCCTGCCTATGACGTCGCTAGTGCTGTTCTGCCTCGTTCTATACTTGCACACTGTGTACTACATTCGCACGACGTCttctgcagccgacggcgcggaCGCCAACTCAAAGACCCGAAGCGGTGACACTGTGAAGCACGGTCAAGAGCGGACCAACCTTGCGCTTTTCGTTCGCCTGGCCATCGTCATGGGCGCGCCGTGGGCCGTCGCCCTTGCCGGTTCTTTCGTCCACAGCCGAATCATCGAATCCGTCGTGAACGTTTTGGTTGGTTCCCAAGGGATGTACCTGTTCTTCGTCTTCAAGGACTACCGCTACATTTGGTGGTCTCTTCGTAAGCTGATAGCGAAGACATATCCCAGCACGAGTTCTTGA